Proteins encoded in a region of the Streptomyces sp. NBC_01471 genome:
- the ald gene encoding alanine dehydrogenase — MLVGIPREVKNNEFRVAITPAGVHELVRHGHQVVIEQSAGVGSAITDEEYVAAGARILATADEVWAAADLLLKVKEPIAEEYHRLRKDQTLFTYLHLAASRACTDALLESGTTAIAYETVETANRQLPLLAPMSEVAGRLAPQVGAYHLMRSAGGRGVLPGGVPGTAAGEAVVIGGGVSGWNAAQIAIGMGFHVTLLDKDINKLREADRIFGTKVQTIVSNAFELEKAVVAADLVIGAVLIPGAKAPKLVTNALVAKMKPGSVLVDIAIDQGGCFEDSRPTTHADPTFQVHNSVFYCVANMPGAVPSTSTYALTNATLPYIVELANRGWEEALRRDPALALGLNTHDGQVVYRSVAEDLGLPHTELSALLG, encoded by the coding sequence GTGCTGGTCGGCATCCCCCGCGAGGTCAAGAACAACGAGTTCCGGGTGGCCATCACCCCGGCAGGCGTGCACGAGCTGGTGCGCCACGGACATCAGGTCGTCATCGAGCAGAGTGCCGGCGTCGGCTCGGCGATCACCGACGAGGAGTACGTGGCCGCAGGCGCGCGCATCCTCGCCACGGCCGACGAGGTGTGGGCCGCCGCCGATCTGCTGCTCAAGGTCAAGGAGCCGATCGCCGAGGAGTACCACCGCCTCCGCAAGGACCAGACGCTCTTCACCTACCTGCACCTCGCCGCCTCCCGCGCGTGCACGGACGCCCTGCTGGAGTCCGGCACCACCGCCATCGCATACGAGACGGTCGAGACCGCGAACCGCCAGCTGCCGCTGCTCGCCCCGATGTCGGAGGTGGCCGGCCGGCTCGCCCCGCAGGTCGGCGCGTACCACCTGATGCGCTCGGCGGGCGGCCGGGGTGTGCTGCCCGGCGGTGTGCCCGGTACGGCGGCGGGCGAGGCGGTCGTCATCGGCGGTGGCGTCTCCGGCTGGAACGCCGCGCAGATCGCCATCGGCATGGGCTTCCACGTCACCCTGCTCGACAAGGACATCAACAAGCTCCGCGAGGCGGACCGGATCTTCGGCACCAAGGTGCAGACGATCGTCTCGAACGCGTTCGAGCTGGAGAAGGCGGTCGTCGCCGCCGACCTCGTCATCGGCGCCGTGCTCATCCCCGGTGCCAAGGCGCCGAAGCTCGTCACCAACGCGCTCGTCGCCAAGATGAAGCCCGGAAGTGTACTTGTCGACATTGCGATTGATCAGGGCGGCTGCTTCGAGGACTCCCGTCCGACCACGCACGCCGACCCGACCTTCCAGGTCCACAACTCGGTGTTCTACTGTGTCGCGAATATGCCGGGCGCGGTGCCGAGTACGTCGACTTATGCCCTCACCAACGCGACGCTCCCGTACATCGTGGAGCTCGCGAACCGGGGCTGGGAGGAGGCGCTGCGCCGTGACCCCGCGCTCGCGCTGGGCCTCAACACGCATGACGGGCAGGTCGTTTACCGCTCTGTCGCCGAGGATCTCGGTCTTCCGCACACCGAACTGAGTGCCTTGCTCGGCTGA
- a CDS encoding ParA family protein, which translates to MNESTFTPGGGRSGTPARGHGPAGREAVGSVAVRTFASHQTHPHMTTAHQSMDGLHVNARAGDRSGDSTTHLAVYNEVPEGHFYDPDAEYEPDPEYAATLAPDAARQRRERIGPTGRPLPYFPIPGPLTDHGPAKIIAMCNQKGGVGKTTSTINLGAALAEYGRRVLLVDFDPQGALSVGLGVNPMELDLTVYNLLMERGMAADEVLLKTAVPNMDLLPSNIDLSAAEVQLVSEVARESTLQRALKPLMQDYDYIVIDCQPSLGLLTVNALTAAHKVIVPLECEFFALRGVALLTETIEKVQERLNPDLELDGILATMYDSRTVHSREVLARVVEAFDNHVYHTVIGRTVRFPETTVAGEPITTYASNSVGAAAYRQLAREVLARCHAE; encoded by the coding sequence GTGAATGAGTCGACATTTACTCCCGGGGGTGGTCGATCAGGAACGCCTGCTCGGGGCCACGGCCCTGCGGGGCGCGAGGCTGTCGGCTCCGTCGCTGTCCGCACCTTCGCGAGCCACCAGACCCACCCGCACATGACGACAGCCCACCAGAGTATGGACGGCCTACACGTGAACGCCAGGGCCGGCGACCGGAGTGGCGATTCGACCACCCATCTCGCCGTCTACAACGAGGTACCCGAGGGTCACTTCTACGACCCCGACGCCGAGTACGAGCCCGACCCGGAGTACGCGGCCACGCTCGCCCCGGACGCTGCCCGCCAGCGCCGCGAGCGGATCGGCCCGACCGGACGGCCGCTGCCGTACTTCCCGATCCCAGGACCGCTGACCGACCACGGTCCCGCCAAGATCATCGCGATGTGCAACCAGAAGGGCGGCGTGGGCAAGACCACGTCGACCATCAACCTGGGCGCAGCCCTCGCGGAGTACGGACGGCGGGTGCTGCTGGTCGACTTCGACCCGCAGGGCGCGCTCTCCGTCGGTCTCGGTGTGAACCCGATGGAGCTCGACCTCACCGTCTACAACCTGCTCATGGAGCGGGGCATGGCGGCGGACGAGGTCCTGCTCAAGACCGCAGTGCCCAACATGGACCTGCTGCCGAGCAACATCGACCTGTCGGCCGCCGAAGTGCAGCTCGTCAGCGAGGTGGCCCGGGAGTCCACGCTCCAGCGCGCGCTCAAGCCGCTGATGCAGGACTACGACTACATCGTGATCGACTGCCAGCCGTCGCTCGGTCTGCTGACCGTGAACGCGCTGACCGCCGCGCACAAGGTCATCGTGCCGCTGGAGTGCGAGTTCTTCGCGCTGCGCGGGGTGGCCCTGCTGACCGAGACCATCGAGAAGGTCCAGGAGCGGCTCAACCCCGACCTGGAGCTCGACGGGATCCTCGCCACGATGTACGACTCCCGTACGGTGCACAGCCGCGAGGTGCTCGCCCGGGTGGTCGAAGCCTTCGACAACCACGTGTACCACACAGTCATCGGCCGGACCGTGCGCTTCCCGGAGACCACGGTCGCCGGTGAGCCCATCACGACGTACGCCTCCAACTCGGTCGGCGCGGCCGCCTACCGTCAGCTCGCCAGGGAGGTGCTCGCCCGGTGTCACGCCGAGTGA
- a CDS encoding ScpA family protein, protein MPADDDSAPIRRRALGRGPGARSAGPRAPEPAGEPAAAAAARETPEAPELPAAPERPRVPVLTPSPEAVAGPEPAQAPGAGQPVPTPSPEPVLPPPPDSARTGDGDPDEPRDGRFTVRLTNFEGPFDLLLQLISKHKLDITEIALSKVTDEFMAHIRAMGAEWDLDQTTEFLVVAATLLDLKAARLLPAAEIEDEADLALLEARDLLFARLLQYRAYKQIADIFSDRFDAEGKRYPRTVGLEPHHAALLPEVVISIGAEGFAKLAVKAMQPRARPQIYVDHIHAPLVSVQEQAEIVVARLRSFGEVSFHTLSEDAPDTLTVVARFLALLELYREKAVALDQPEALGELLVRWTGGDGAEPVVTDEFDQVVEETA, encoded by the coding sequence ATGCCTGCCGACGACGACTCAGCCCCGATCCGCCGCCGCGCCCTGGGGCGCGGCCCCGGGGCGCGGTCCGCGGGGCCGCGGGCACCGGAGCCCGCCGGGGAGCCCGCCGCGGCGGCAGCGGCGCGGGAAACCCCGGAGGCGCCGGAACTCCCAGCGGCGCCGGAACGCCCGAGGGTGCCCGTACTCACTCCGTCGCCGGAGGCCGTTGCCGGACCTGAGCCGGCGCAGGCGCCCGGGGCCGGGCAGCCCGTACCCACGCCGTCGCCCGAGCCGGTGCTCCCGCCCCCTCCGGACTCCGCCCGGACCGGTGACGGCGATCCGGACGAGCCGCGCGACGGACGGTTCACGGTGCGGCTCACCAACTTCGAGGGGCCCTTCGATCTTCTCCTCCAGCTGATCTCCAAGCACAAGCTCGACATCACCGAGATCGCCCTGTCGAAGGTCACCGACGAGTTCATGGCGCACATCCGGGCCATGGGCGCGGAGTGGGATCTGGACCAGACCACGGAGTTCCTGGTGGTCGCCGCCACCCTGCTCGACCTGAAGGCGGCGCGGCTGCTGCCCGCCGCCGAGATCGAGGACGAGGCCGATCTCGCGCTGCTCGAAGCGCGGGACCTGCTCTTCGCCCGGCTGCTCCAGTACCGCGCGTACAAACAGATCGCGGACATCTTCAGCGACCGGTTCGACGCGGAGGGCAAGCGGTACCCGCGGACCGTGGGCCTGGAACCGCACCACGCGGCGCTGCTGCCCGAGGTCGTCATCAGCATCGGCGCCGAGGGCTTCGCGAAGCTCGCCGTGAAGGCGATGCAGCCGAGGGCCAGACCGCAGATCTACGTCGACCACATCCACGCCCCACTGGTCTCCGTACAGGAGCAGGCCGAGATCGTGGTGGCCCGGCTGCGCTCCTTCGGCGAGGTGAGTTTCCACACCCTCTCCGAGGACGCGCCGGACACCCTCACCGTCGTGGCCCGCTTCCTGGCCCTGCTGGAGCTCTACCGCGAGAAAGCGGTCGCCCTCGACCAGCCGGAGGCGCTCGGCGAACTGCTCGTGCGCTGGACCGGCGGTGACGGCGCGGAGCCCGTCGTGACGGACGAATTCGATCAAGTGGTGGAGGAGACGGCATGA
- the scpB gene encoding SMC-Scp complex subunit ScpB, whose amino-acid sequence MSDLKPELEAVLMVVDEPATEEHLAKVLDRSRREIADALRELSDEYTVQGRGFDLRLVAGGWRFYTRPEYAAAVESFVLDGRQARLTQAALETLAVVAYRQPVSRSRVSAVRGVNCDGVMRTLLQRGLVEEAGAEPETGAILYGTTNYFLERMGLRGLDELPELAPFLPEADAIEAETQEGVPSFDPDAPYGPDTDADDKTEL is encoded by the coding sequence ATGAGTGACCTCAAGCCCGAACTCGAAGCGGTGCTGATGGTCGTCGACGAACCGGCCACCGAAGAACACCTGGCCAAGGTCCTGGACCGGTCCCGGCGCGAGATCGCCGACGCGCTCCGCGAACTCTCCGACGAGTACACCGTCCAGGGCCGGGGGTTCGACCTGCGGCTCGTCGCGGGCGGGTGGCGGTTCTACACCCGCCCCGAGTACGCCGCGGCCGTCGAGAGCTTCGTCCTGGACGGCCGGCAGGCCCGGCTCACCCAGGCCGCGCTGGAGACCCTCGCGGTGGTCGCGTACCGCCAGCCGGTCAGCAGGTCCCGGGTCTCCGCGGTCCGTGGAGTCAACTGTGACGGGGTCATGCGGACCCTCCTGCAGAGGGGTCTGGTGGAGGAGGCGGGCGCGGAACCCGAAACAGGTGCGATCCTGTACGGGACGACGAACTACTTTCTGGAGCGGATGGGCCTGCGAGGCCTGGACGAGCTCCCGGAGCTCGCGCCCTTCCTTCCGGAGGCGGATGCGATCGAGGCCGAGACACAAGAAGGTGTGCCGTCGTTCGATCCGGATGCACCGTACGGTCCGGACACCGACGCAGACGACAAGACGGAACTTTGA
- a CDS encoding pseudouridine synthase: protein MRSNGRNSGTGNRDNRGAGGKPPRRTSGGGGGAGGGRGGQQEERPRRPRPEERRYDVGTGSSDDQGRKPAAGGRGGPATGGKPGSKPSGSRGAAARGGAKGGPKKSPQGQPPRRGPHGQRETSRPRELDAKIEERNRERHNKPQVKTPKTFPGAEEEGERLQKVLARAGMGSRRACEELIEQARVEINGEIVMEQGRRVLPKDEIKVDGLTVATQSYLFFALNKPAGVVSSMEDPDGRQNLGDYVNNRETRLFHVGRLDTETEGIILLTNHGELAHRLTHPRYGVKKTYLAAIQGPLPRDLGKRLKDGIELEDGYARADHFRVVENTGKNYLVEVTLHEGRKHIVRRMLAEAGFPVEKLVRVSFGPIPLGDQKSGWLRRLTNTEVGMLMKEVGL, encoded by the coding sequence ATGCGAAGCAACGGCAGGAACAGCGGAACCGGCAACCGGGACAACCGGGGTGCGGGCGGCAAGCCGCCCCGTCGGACGTCCGGCGGTGGCGGCGGTGCCGGCGGAGGGCGCGGCGGCCAGCAGGAGGAGCGTCCGCGCCGGCCCCGCCCCGAGGAACGGCGTTACGACGTCGGCACGGGTTCCTCCGACGACCAGGGCCGCAAGCCCGCGGCCGGCGGCCGGGGCGGGCCCGCCACCGGCGGCAAGCCCGGCTCCAAGCCCTCGGGCAGCCGGGGCGCGGCCGCCCGCGGCGGTGCCAAGGGCGGCCCGAAGAAGAGCCCGCAGGGCCAGCCCCCGCGCCGCGGCCCGCACGGCCAGCGGGAGACGTCCAGGCCGCGCGAGCTCGACGCCAAGATCGAGGAGCGCAACCGGGAGCGGCACAACAAGCCGCAGGTGAAGACCCCCAAGACCTTCCCCGGTGCCGAGGAGGAGGGCGAGCGCCTGCAGAAGGTGCTGGCCAGGGCCGGGATGGGCTCCCGCCGTGCCTGCGAGGAGCTGATCGAGCAGGCCAGGGTCGAGATCAACGGCGAGATCGTCATGGAGCAGGGCCGCCGGGTCCTGCCGAAGGACGAGATCAAGGTCGACGGCCTGACGGTCGCCACCCAGTCGTACCTCTTCTTCGCGCTGAACAAGCCGGCCGGTGTCGTCTCCTCGATGGAGGACCCGGACGGCCGCCAGAACCTGGGCGACTACGTCAACAACCGTGAGACGCGGCTGTTCCACGTGGGCCGTCTCGACACGGAGACCGAGGGCATCATCCTCCTCACCAACCACGGTGAGCTGGCTCACCGGCTGACCCACCCCCGGTACGGCGTGAAGAAGACCTATCTCGCCGCGATCCAGGGCCCGTTGCCGCGCGACCTCGGCAAGCGGCTGAAGGACGGCATCGAGCTGGAGGACGGCTACGCGCGCGCCGACCACTTCCGCGTCGTCGAGAACACCGGCAAGAACTACCTGGTCGAGGTCACCCTCCACGAGGGCCGCAAGCACATCGTCCGCCGGATGCTGGCCGAGGCCGGTTTCCCGGTCGAGAAGCTGGTGCGGGTCAGCTTCGGCCCGATCCCGCTGGGCGATCAGAAGTCCGGCTGGCTGCGCCGCCTCACCAACACCGAGGTCGGCATGCTGATGAAGGAAGTCGGCCTGTAA
- a CDS encoding NUDIX domain-containing protein, producing the protein MEEDQPCAPYDPYAFTPFAVAVDLAVFTVREGALHVLLIRRGEQPYPGAWALPGGFVLPEESAEEAARRELAEETGLSGATADALHLEQLRTYSEPGRDPRMRVVSVAYAALVPDLPEPRGGGDAAHAQWMPARPERALAFDHTRILADAHRRIGARIEYSCLATSFCPPEFTLGELQQVYETVWGTVLDRPNFRRKVLASPGFVEPVPGAARLTGGRGKPAALYRAGPATALHPPLLRPEGRSE; encoded by the coding sequence ATGGAGGAAGACCAGCCCTGCGCGCCCTACGACCCCTATGCCTTCACACCGTTCGCCGTCGCCGTCGACCTGGCCGTCTTCACGGTGAGGGAGGGGGCGCTGCACGTCCTGCTGATACGCCGGGGTGAGCAGCCGTATCCGGGAGCCTGGGCGCTCCCCGGCGGTTTCGTCCTGCCGGAGGAGTCGGCCGAGGAGGCTGCAAGGCGTGAACTGGCCGAGGAGACCGGGCTGTCCGGCGCGACTGCCGACGCGCTCCATCTGGAGCAGCTGCGGACGTACAGCGAGCCCGGCCGCGACCCCAGGATGCGGGTCGTCTCCGTCGCGTACGCCGCGCTCGTACCGGATCTGCCCGAGCCCCGGGGCGGCGGCGACGCGGCCCACGCCCAGTGGATGCCCGCCCGGCCGGAGCGCGCTCTCGCCTTCGACCACACCCGGATCCTGGCCGACGCCCACCGACGGATCGGCGCCAGGATCGAGTACAGCTGCCTCGCCACCTCGTTCTGCCCGCCCGAGTTCACCCTCGGCGAGCTCCAGCAGGTGTACGAGACGGTCTGGGGCACCGTGCTCGACCGCCCCAACTTCCGCCGCAAGGTCCTCGCCAGCCCCGGTTTCGTCGAACCGGTGCCGGGGGCCGCGCGGCTGACGGGTGGCCGGGGGAAACCGGCCGCCCTCTACCGGGCGGGCCCCGCCACCGCCCTGCACCCACCTCTGCTGCGCCCGGAAGGACGATCCGAATGA
- a CDS encoding ADP-ribosylglycohydrolase family protein, with the protein MSPASRTSRMATTTGQAATGALTGLAIGDALGYPTEFHDVPSILATYGPWREMELPRPALVTDDTQMTLALGRALRTVMDRGLLEPSAMAAAVRQEFVSWYHSPENNRAPGNTCLTACGLLDSDRPWQQASQPHSKGCGANMRVAPIGLVPGLSTEQRAGAAQLQSALTHGHPTALAACDLTAHAVFLLAHGAEPTGLVGQLRSYAIENRTRYHQRWLGDLWTYAGDAGDATPAHFMARGWDDCLAALDRLVDALRAPSPETDPCLATGEGWIAEEALATALLCFLLFPDEPLLALRRAACTQGDSDSIACLAGAFAGARLGPAAWPREWAERIEYHGELLALGALWDA; encoded by the coding sequence ATGAGCCCTGCCAGCCGTACGAGCCGGATGGCCACCACGACCGGACAGGCCGCCACCGGCGCCCTCACCGGACTCGCCATCGGGGACGCCCTCGGCTACCCCACCGAGTTCCACGACGTACCGTCCATCCTCGCCACGTACGGTCCGTGGCGCGAGATGGAGCTGCCCCGCCCCGCACTCGTCACCGACGACACCCAGATGACGCTCGCGCTCGGGCGGGCCCTGCGGACCGTGATGGACCGCGGGCTCCTCGAACCGTCGGCGATGGCGGCGGCGGTCCGGCAGGAGTTCGTCTCCTGGTACCACTCGCCGGAGAACAACCGCGCGCCCGGCAACACCTGCCTGACCGCCTGCGGTCTCCTCGACAGCGACCGGCCCTGGCAGCAGGCCAGCCAGCCGCACTCCAAGGGGTGCGGGGCCAATATGCGGGTCGCACCGATCGGCCTCGTACCCGGACTGAGTACCGAACAGCGGGCCGGAGCCGCGCAGTTGCAGTCGGCGCTCACCCACGGCCACCCCACGGCGCTGGCCGCCTGCGACCTGACGGCGCACGCCGTGTTCCTGCTGGCGCACGGGGCCGAGCCGACGGGGCTGGTGGGACAGCTGCGCTCGTACGCGATCGAGAACCGCACGCGCTACCACCAGCGGTGGCTCGGCGACCTCTGGACGTACGCGGGAGACGCCGGGGACGCGACCCCCGCCCACTTCATGGCGCGCGGCTGGGACGACTGCCTCGCCGCCCTGGACCGGCTCGTCGACGCGCTCCGGGCACCCTCGCCCGAGACGGATCCCTGCCTGGCCACGGGGGAGGGCTGGATCGCCGAGGAGGCTCTCGCCACCGCGCTGCTCTGCTTCCTGCTCTTCCCGGACGAACCGCTCCTGGCGCTGCGCCGGGCCGCCTGCACGCAGGGCGACTCGGACTCGATCGCCTGCCTGGCGGGTGCCTTCGCCGGTGCGCGTCTGGGCCCCGCTGCCTGGCCGCGGGAGTGGGCTGAGCGGATCGAGTACCACGGCGAACTGCTGGCGCTCGGTGCGCTCTGGGACGCCTGA
- a CDS encoding DNA polymerase beta superfamily protein, with protein MRLTPGDLVRDHTVYSCVMGSRAFGLATGASDTDRRGVFLAPTPLFWGFAKPPTHVEGPADEQFSWELERFCELALRANPNILECLHSPLVEHIDATGRELLALRGAFLSREVHRTFTRYALGQRKKLAADVRQYGAPRWKHAMHLLRLMASCRDLLRTGELVIDVGDAREPLLAVKRGEVAWPEIERRMSRVADEAEEAAARTPLPPEPDTARVRDFLFRVRRESALRPGRPAAAP; from the coding sequence ATGCGGCTCACCCCCGGCGATCTGGTCCGCGACCACACCGTCTACTCCTGTGTGATGGGCTCACGCGCCTTCGGTCTGGCCACCGGGGCCAGTGACACGGACCGCCGCGGGGTCTTCCTCGCGCCGACCCCGCTGTTCTGGGGTTTCGCGAAACCCCCGACGCATGTGGAGGGCCCGGCGGACGAGCAGTTCTCCTGGGAACTGGAACGCTTCTGCGAGCTGGCCCTGCGCGCCAACCCCAACATCCTGGAGTGCCTGCACTCCCCGCTCGTCGAGCACATCGACGCCACGGGCCGTGAACTCCTCGCCCTGCGTGGCGCGTTCCTCTCCCGGGAGGTCCACCGCACCTTCACCCGGTACGCGCTGGGCCAGCGGAAGAAACTGGCGGCCGATGTCCGTCAGTACGGCGCCCCGCGCTGGAAGCACGCCATGCATCTGCTGCGGCTGATGGCCTCCTGCCGCGATCTGCTGCGCACCGGTGAGCTGGTCATCGATGTCGGCGACGCACGGGAGCCGCTGCTCGCCGTGAAGCGGGGCGAGGTGGCCTGGCCGGAGATCGAGCGCCGGATGTCCCGCGTGGCGGACGAGGCCGAGGAGGCCGCCGCCCGCACCCCGCTGCCGCCGGAACCGGACACCGCCCGGGTCCGGGACTTCCTGTTCCGGGTCCGCCGGGAGTCGGCGCTCCGGCCGGGGCGGCCCGCTGCGGCGCCGTGA
- the aroH gene encoding chorismate mutase, which produces MAVRAVRGAIQLERDEAGHLEDQVAALLTAVLERNGLTADDLISIWFTATPDLHSAFPAAAARGLGIVDVPLICAQELDIAGAMPRVVRILAHIESDLPRPEITHVYLGAAGALRKDIAQ; this is translated from the coding sequence GTGGCGGTACGAGCGGTCAGGGGAGCGATCCAGCTGGAGCGGGACGAGGCCGGACACCTGGAGGACCAGGTCGCCGCCCTCCTCACGGCCGTCCTGGAGCGCAACGGCCTCACCGCCGACGACCTGATCAGCATCTGGTTCACCGCCACCCCCGATCTGCACAGCGCCTTCCCGGCGGCGGCCGCGCGCGGGCTCGGCATCGTGGACGTCCCGCTGATCTGTGCCCAGGAACTGGACATCGCCGGTGCCATGCCGCGCGTCGTGCGGATCCTCGCGCACATCGAGAGCGATCTGCCCAGGCCGGAGATCACCCACGTCTATCTCGGCGCCGCGGGCGCCCTGCGCAAGGACATCGCCCAGTGA
- a CDS encoding prephenate dehydrogenase: MRTALVIGTGLVGTSAALALAGRGITVHLVDRDEAQARTAAALGAGTDEPLEGRADLAIVAVPPAHVAATLADAMRRGVARAYLDVASVKSGPRRELEAMGCDLAPYIGTHPMAGKERSGPLAATADLFEGRPWVLTPTRDTETEVLNLALELVALCRAVPVVMDAEAHDRAVAMVSHTPQLISSMVAARLEEADETVVRLCGQGIRDVTRIAASDPRMWVEILSANPGPVADVLTGVADDLDETVRALRALQSADEEKRLTGVAGIEDVLRRGNAGRVRVPGKHGAAPAAYEVVAVLISDQPGELARIFADAGRAGVNIEDVRIEHATGQQAGLVQLMVEPGVAPALAASLREHGWSLRQ; encoded by the coding sequence GTGAGAACCGCCCTCGTCATCGGGACCGGCCTCGTCGGCACCTCCGCCGCCCTCGCCCTCGCCGGCCGGGGGATCACGGTCCACCTCGTCGACCGCGACGAGGCCCAGGCCCGTACGGCGGCCGCGCTCGGCGCGGGCACCGACGAACCGCTCGAAGGGCGGGCCGACCTCGCGATCGTCGCGGTGCCGCCCGCCCATGTGGCGGCCACCCTGGCCGACGCGATGCGCCGCGGCGTGGCCCGCGCCTACCTCGACGTGGCCAGCGTGAAGAGCGGCCCGCGCCGCGAGCTGGAGGCGATGGGCTGCGATCTGGCCCCGTACATCGGGACGCATCCGATGGCGGGCAAGGAGCGCTCGGGCCCGCTGGCCGCGACCGCCGACCTCTTCGAGGGGCGGCCGTGGGTGCTCACTCCGACCCGGGACACCGAGACCGAGGTGCTCAACCTGGCCCTGGAGCTGGTGGCACTCTGCCGGGCGGTGCCCGTGGTGATGGACGCCGAGGCACACGACCGGGCGGTGGCCATGGTCTCGCACACCCCGCAGCTGATCTCGTCGATGGTCGCCGCCCGCCTGGAGGAGGCGGACGAGACGGTCGTACGGCTCTGCGGCCAGGGCATCAGGGACGTCACCCGGATCGCCGCTTCGGACCCCCGGATGTGGGTGGAGATCCTCTCGGCCAACCCCGGGCCGGTGGCGGACGTCCTGACCGGCGTCGCGGACGACCTGGACGAGACCGTGCGGGCACTGCGCGCGCTGCAGTCCGCCGACGAGGAGAAGCGGCTCACCGGGGTCGCGGGCATCGAGGACGTACTGAGGCGGGGCAACGCGGGCCGGGTGCGGGTGCCGGGCAAGCACGGGGCGGCACCGGCCGCCTACGAGGTCGTTGCCGTGCTCATCAGCGACCAGCCGGGCGAGCTGGCCAGGATCTTCGCGGACGCCGGCCGGGCCGGGGTCAACATCGAGGACGTACGGATCGAGCACGCGACGGGACAGCAGGCCGGTCTGGTGCAGCTGATGGTGGAGCCGGGCGTGGCCCCCGCACTGGCCGCGTCCCTGCGGGAGCACGGCTGGTCGCTGCGCCAGTAG
- the cmk gene encoding (d)CMP kinase: MSVTVETAARNTPAAVIVAIDGPSGTGKSSTSKAVAAKLGLSYLDTGAQYRAITWWMISNGIDVQDAAAVAIASAKPVIISGTDPAAPTITVDGADASGPIRTQEVTAKVSAVSAVPEVRTRITELQRDIAAAAEGGIVVEGRDIGTTVLPDADLKVFLTASPEARAARRSGELKGSQAAGLAATRDALVKRDAADSSRKTSPLAKADDAVEVDTTELTLQQVIECVVTLVEEKRAAR, from the coding sequence GTGTCCGTCACCGTGGAAACCGCCGCCCGGAACACTCCGGCAGCAGTGATTGTCGCCATCGACGGCCCCTCCGGCACGGGCAAGTCCAGCACGTCGAAGGCCGTCGCCGCCAAGCTCGGGCTGAGCTACCTGGACACGGGCGCCCAGTACCGGGCGATCACCTGGTGGATGATCAGCAACGGGATCGACGTGCAGGACGCCGCGGCCGTCGCGATCGCGTCGGCCAAGCCCGTCATCATCTCGGGCACCGACCCGGCCGCCCCGACCATCACCGTCGACGGCGCCGACGCCTCGGGCCCCATCCGCACCCAGGAGGTCACCGCCAAGGTCAGCGCGGTGAGCGCGGTACCCGAGGTACGGACCCGGATCACGGAGCTCCAGCGGGACATCGCCGCCGCGGCCGAGGGCGGCATCGTCGTCGAGGGCCGCGACATAGGGACGACGGTCCTCCCGGACGCGGACCTCAAGGTCTTCCTGACCGCTTCCCCCGAGGCGCGGGCCGCCCGCCGCAGCGGCGAGCTCAAGGGCAGCCAGGCCGCCGGTCTCGCCGCCACCAGGGACGCCCTCGTCAAGCGGGACGCGGCCGACTCCAGCCGTAAGACGTCGCCGCTCGCCAAGGCGGACGACGCGGTCGAGGTGGACACCACGGAGCTGACCCTTCAGCAGGTCATCGAGTGCGTCGTCACCCTCGTCGAGGAGAAGCGGGCGGCCAGGTGA
- a CDS encoding lysophospholipid acyltransferase family protein, whose translation MRRHPRRGEAGGQVTPPGPRGAAVGRGIGIGLMYGLWRPRVLGAWRVPASGPVIMAVNHSHNIDGPMLMGTAPRPVHFLIKKEAFTGPLGPFLHGIGQLRVDRETADRAAVTDALGVLDGGGVLGIFPEGTRGEGDFASLRAGLAYFALRAAAPIVPVAVLGSTERGGRLVRALPPLRSRVDVVFGDPFDAGDGSGRRTRTSLDEATVRIQQRLTAHLESARRLTGR comes from the coding sequence GTGCGTCGTCACCCTCGTCGAGGAGAAGCGGGCGGCCAGGTGACACCACCCGGGCCACGCGGTGCCGCGGTCGGACGGGGCATCGGCATCGGGCTGATGTACGGCCTGTGGCGGCCCCGTGTCCTCGGCGCCTGGCGGGTCCCGGCGAGCGGTCCGGTCATCATGGCCGTGAACCACTCGCACAACATCGACGGGCCCATGCTGATGGGAACCGCGCCACGACCGGTGCACTTCCTGATCAAGAAAGAGGCGTTCACCGGTCCGCTCGGCCCGTTCCTGCACGGAATCGGGCAGCTGAGAGTGGACCGCGAAACCGCCGACCGGGCGGCGGTCACGGACGCCCTCGGGGTGCTCGACGGCGGGGGAGTGCTCGGGATATTCCCCGAGGGGACCAGGGGCGAGGGCGACTTCGCCTCGCTGCGCGCGGGACTCGCGTACTTCGCGCTGCGGGCGGCAGCACCGATCGTCCCGGTGGCCGTCCTGGGCAGCACCGAGCGCGGCGGACGCCTCGTCAGGGCGCTGCCACCGCTGCGCAGCCGGGTCGACGTGGTGTTCGGTGACCCCTTCGACGCGGGTGACGGCAGCGGACGGCGTACGCGTACGTCGCTGGACGAGGCCACCGTACGGATCCAGCAGCGGCTCACCGCCCACCTGGAAAGTGCCAGGCGCCTCACCGGGCGCTGA